In a single window of the Deltaproteobacteria bacterium genome:
- a CDS encoding VWA domain-containing protein — protein MRANALALRIKGLSSMAAMLALVTSCSFETSSDRSKVASPPPPPPPSSAPAPRDSVAREQRSAPAMGGGLSRPYPMPPYYPRPPVIPPSTDRFPDKEPAGVLSVAEHPVSTFSVDVDTASYAFVRRNLTSGRLPAREAVRVEEMINYFPYNYPAPKNRGEPFRVTTTVMPSPWSRDNRLMHIAIRGYDIERSERPRANIVLLVDTSGSMAPADRLPLLQQGFRLFTQQLRDDDQVAIVTYAGQAHTALEPTSGRDRHKIIDVIDNLRASGSTAGGDGLRRAYRLAERHFDREAVNRVILATDGDFNVGITDPKELERFIADKRKTGIYLSILGVGTGNLNDALMQCLAQAGNGNAAHIDSLLEARKVLSEEMASTLFTIADDVKVRVEFNPAQVAEYRLIGYETRMLRREDFKDDKVDAGDIGAGHTVAAIYEITPVDARERRIDPLRYQREKESNVPSSTRRDELAFVKLRYKLPGESTSRLIERPVREADAFANFERAPEDQRFSVAVAAFAQRLRGESAPDRMTYGEIATMANEARGRDPEGYRAEFVRLVRMAETLGATARLR, from the coding sequence ATGAGAGCGAATGCATTGGCACTCAGAATCAAGGGATTGTCGTCGATGGCTGCCATGTTAGCACTGGTCACCAGTTGTAGCTTTGAGACCTCTTCGGATCGCTCTAAGGTTGCTTCCCCACCGCCGCCTCCACCGCCGTCTAGTGCACCCGCACCAAGGGACTCCGTGGCCCGCGAACAGCGCTCTGCGCCTGCAATGGGCGGTGGGTTATCGCGCCCCTATCCAATGCCGCCCTATTATCCGCGCCCGCCGGTTATTCCGCCCAGCACCGACCGCTTTCCGGATAAAGAGCCCGCCGGTGTGCTGAGCGTCGCCGAACATCCGGTCTCAACTTTTAGCGTCGACGTCGATACCGCGTCCTACGCTTTTGTCCGCCGCAATCTGACCTCCGGGCGCTTGCCGGCGCGTGAGGCGGTGCGCGTCGAAGAGATGATCAACTATTTCCCTTACAACTATCCGGCACCGAAGAATCGTGGTGAGCCCTTTCGTGTGACGACCACGGTCATGCCCAGTCCTTGGAGCCGGGACAATCGGCTAATGCACATCGCCATCCGCGGTTACGATATCGAGCGCTCCGAGCGGCCACGGGCAAATATCGTTCTGCTCGTTGATACTTCGGGCTCGATGGCGCCGGCGGACCGGCTGCCGCTTTTGCAGCAGGGCTTTCGCTTGTTCACACAGCAGCTTCGGGATGACGATCAGGTCGCCATCGTCACCTACGCCGGGCAGGCGCACACTGCGCTGGAGCCGACTAGCGGCCGCGACCGGCACAAGATTATCGACGTCATCGACAATCTGCGCGCGTCGGGTTCCACGGCTGGCGGCGATGGTCTGCGGCGCGCCTATCGTCTGGCTGAGCGGCACTTCGATCGCGAGGCGGTCAATCGGGTGATTTTGGCTACTGACGGCGACTTCAACGTTGGCATCACCGATCCGAAAGAGCTCGAACGATTCATCGCCGACAAGCGCAAAACCGGCATTTATCTTTCGATTCTCGGCGTCGGTACGGGCAATCTCAACGATGCGCTGATGCAGTGCTTGGCTCAAGCCGGTAACGGCAACGCGGCGCATATCGACTCGCTCCTCGAAGCGCGCAAAGTCTTAAGCGAAGAGATGGCATCGACGCTGTTTACCATTGCCGACGATGTCAAAGTGCGAGTCGAGTTCAATCCGGCGCAAGTCGCCGAATATAGGCTGATCGGCTACGAAACCCGCATGCTGCGGCGCGAAGATTTCAAAGACGACAAGGTCGACGCCGGCGACATCGGTGCCGGCCATACGGTCGCGGCGATCTATGAGATTACCCCCGTAGACGCGCGCGAACGGCGCATCGACCCGCTGCGCTATCAACGAGAGAAAGAGTCAAATGTGCCAAGCAGCACTCGCCGCGACGAACTCGCCTTCGTCAAGCTACGCTACAAGCTTCCCGGTGAATCGACGAGCCGGTTGATCGAACGACCGGTGCGCGAGGCTGATGCCTTTGCCAATTTTGAGCGTGCCCCGGAAGATCAGCGCTTTTCCGTGGCCGTCGCTGCCTTCGCACAGCGGTTGCGCGGCGAAAGCGCGCCTGACCGCATGACCTACGGCGAAATCGCAACCATGGCCAACGAAGCACGCGGTCGCGATCCCGAAGGCTACCGCGCCGAGTTCGTCCGCCTCGTGCGCATGGCGGAGACGCTCGGGGCGACAGCACGGCTTCGGTGA
- a CDS encoding restriction endonuclease — MTSKPDSLKDLTEIIRSGLEAYPKDGLKKPMTALFGDRYQKRDFEPTMLRDAYGLANEGEDSGVPYAGFINPANPPSGPYGGTSLVWFPTSDAGTLIGFGVGTRGLTPDEGILMRPGHRRRIVALRRYLSWLGVEAWTKPDPAALGVVVPKGVRERFPGFEKTFQRYGREMYCNAVVPRTDAEKAHKVVQAFIDLYALERNWQILKAFEPEYTSLHDALRANLFIVPNVNAVNDLLQQRRFVILQGPPGTGKTRLAGEVLKSVFKGHGMTVQFHPAITYEDFVVGLSPNEKAGSLQFHVRKGWLLEAIAQAKDHPFLLIVDEVNRADLGKVLGEAIFLFEAGEVGGKQARKICLPHPVDGISELSIPENFYLLATMNTADRSIQNLDLAVRRRFAFMTVSPNRAVVAENAPDIAASFFDRLAEVFVEHAPADTLDLMPGHAYFLADNEDELKSRFRHELIPLIDEYLRQGFLGPASSELHAVRDALEDWIH; from the coding sequence GTGACCAGCAAGCCAGATTCTCTGAAAGACCTAACCGAAATCATCCGTAGCGGCCTTGAAGCCTATCCTAAGGATGGTTTGAAGAAACCGATGACGGCCTTGTTCGGTGATAGGTACCAGAAACGAGACTTCGAGCCTACGATGCTCCGCGATGCTTATGGACTCGCCAACGAAGGTGAGGATTCTGGTGTCCCATATGCCGGGTTTATCAACCCCGCCAACCCACCAAGCGGCCCGTACGGCGGAACGAGCCTTGTATGGTTCCCGACAAGCGATGCGGGAACACTTATCGGCTTCGGCGTCGGCACGCGAGGGCTTACCCCTGATGAAGGAATCCTAATGCGGCCCGGTCACCGGCGACGCATCGTAGCATTGCGACGGTACTTGTCCTGGCTCGGAGTAGAAGCTTGGACAAAGCCCGATCCCGCAGCTCTTGGAGTGGTAGTTCCCAAGGGTGTGCGTGAACGCTTCCCTGGATTTGAAAAAACATTCCAACGCTACGGCCGCGAAATGTATTGCAACGCGGTTGTACCAAGAACTGATGCAGAAAAGGCTCATAAAGTTGTACAGGCATTTATTGATCTGTACGCCCTTGAGCGGAATTGGCAAATTTTGAAGGCCTTCGAACCCGAATATACCAGCCTACATGATGCACTACGCGCCAATCTTTTCATTGTTCCTAACGTTAACGCTGTGAACGACCTCCTCCAACAGCGACGGTTTGTCATTTTGCAGGGTCCCCCGGGAACAGGAAAGACACGCCTCGCCGGTGAAGTTCTCAAAAGTGTTTTTAAAGGGCATGGAATGACGGTGCAGTTCCATCCCGCGATCACGTATGAAGATTTCGTAGTAGGGCTCTCACCGAATGAAAAAGCCGGCTCCCTGCAGTTTCATGTTCGCAAGGGCTGGCTCCTTGAGGCAATCGCACAAGCTAAGGACCATCCTTTCTTGCTCATCGTCGATGAAGTGAACCGAGCAGATTTGGGTAAAGTCCTCGGAGAGGCAATATTCCTATTCGAGGCTGGAGAGGTCGGCGGAAAGCAAGCGCGTAAAATTTGCTTGCCTCATCCCGTCGATGGGATTTCTGAACTGAGCATTCCAGAGAACTTCTACCTGCTAGCAACAATGAACACCGCTGACCGAAGCATCCAGAACCTTGATCTCGCCGTACGACGCCGCTTTGCGTTCATGACTGTTTCTCCAAATCGTGCCGTTGTAGCGGAAAATGCGCCCGATATTGCCGCCAGCTTTTTTGACCGGCTGGCAGAGGTATTCGTTGAACATGCTCCTGCCGATACTCTCGACTTGATGCCTGGTCATGCCTACTTCCTTGCGGACAATGAAGACGAATTGAAATCGCGCTTCCGACACGAGCTGATACCTCTCATTGACGAGTACCTCCGACAGGGATTTCTAGGACCTGCCTCCAGCGAACTGCATGCCGTCCGTGACGCACTCGAAGATTGGATCCATTGA
- a CDS encoding class I SAM-dependent methyltransferase: protein MNRLQLERGLIAALCLSLVASYSSVFAQAAKDYQPEVGQAGKDVVWVPTPQALVDKMLDMAKVTPKDYVIDLGSGDGRTVITAAKRGSKAHGIEYNPDMVELSKRNAAKEGVTDKASFAKADLFESDFSQAQVITMFLLPSINLKLRPKILNLKPGTRIVSNSFDMEEWKPDQTERVEGCTNWCTAMLWIVPAKVEGTWQTPQGELTLKQTFQMLSGTLRNGNVVTPITGKMNGEQITFSAGGNEYAGRVNGNTIDGTVKVGTKWTATKK, encoded by the coding sequence ATGAACCGTTTGCAACTTGAGCGCGGGCTAATCGCGGCGCTTTGTTTGTCGCTAGTCGCCAGCTACAGCAGCGTATTTGCGCAGGCCGCCAAAGACTATCAGCCCGAGGTTGGCCAGGCAGGCAAAGACGTGGTTTGGGTGCCGACACCGCAGGCGCTAGTGGACAAAATGCTCGACATGGCGAAAGTCACGCCAAAGGACTACGTAATCGACCTGGGCTCGGGCGACGGCCGCACGGTCATCACCGCAGCCAAACGCGGTTCGAAAGCGCACGGCATCGAGTACAACCCCGACATGGTCGAGTTGTCGAAACGCAACGCGGCCAAGGAAGGCGTCACCGACAAGGCAAGCTTCGCGAAGGCCGATCTCTTCGAAAGCGACTTCTCTCAGGCGCAAGTGATCACGATGTTCCTACTCCCAAGTATCAACCTGAAACTACGCCCGAAAATCCTCAACCTGAAACCCGGCACACGCATCGTCTCGAACTCGTTCGACATGGAAGAGTGGAAGCCCGATCAGACCGAACGGGTCGAAGGCTGCACCAACTGGTGCACGGCCATGTTGTGGATCGTACCCGCCAAGGTCGAAGGCACCTGGCAAACCCCGCAGGGCGAGCTGACACTAAAGCAAACTTTTCAGATGCTCTCTGGCACGCTGCGAAACGGTAATGTCGTAACGCCGATTACCGGCAAGATGAACGGCGAGCAAATCACCTTTAGCGCGGGCGGCAATGAATACGCCGGCCGAGTGAACGGCAACACGATCGATGGCACGGTGAAGGTCGGCACCAAGTGGACAGCAACGAAGAAGTAG
- a CDS encoding MFS transporter: MSRPESAARDETLEQEKPAEQVDSQVKTAPSRSRFQTFSSLRHLDFRYLWTGTVMMSAGQWVQQVTLGWLLYDLTGNSVLLGALNGLRALPFLVTGPLAGVAADRMDRRKLLVGTQWVLIVTAVVFGALVASPYLHVSHLFVFTLVTGIAWTITEPVRMSLIPSAVPKEELANAVALNSGGFNMMKVIGPALGGALIAWFGAAENFFVQAVAYLGVLAMIYKMNVPPQPAEAKKGSALANLKEGFAYVWSTPAVLALMTLAYVPRVFAVPYQTLMPVFQKDVLKIGPEGLGLLMAAPGLGAVIAILTIASLGDRIRRQGTFLIGSIVVLGSFLMLFSQITWFPLALVSLVLVGMFQMFFLASTATMLQMIVPDSLRGRVLSLYMLDRGFMPLGALFAGTFAHFVGAPMTVAAMGAIVILLTLLVAWRIPAIRSLES; encoded by the coding sequence ATGTCTCGACCAGAATCAGCGGCCCGCGACGAAACTCTCGAACAAGAAAAACCCGCCGAACAAGTCGACTCGCAGGTCAAAACTGCGCCAAGCCGTTCGCGCTTTCAGACCTTTTCATCGCTGCGTCATCTCGACTTTCGCTATCTTTGGACCGGCACGGTGATGATGAGCGCCGGCCAATGGGTGCAGCAAGTCACCCTCGGCTGGCTGCTCTACGATCTCACTGGCAACTCGGTGCTGCTCGGTGCGCTGAACGGCCTGCGCGCGTTGCCATTTCTCGTCACCGGGCCTTTGGCTGGCGTCGCCGCCGATCGCATGGACCGTCGCAAGCTCTTGGTCGGCACGCAGTGGGTGCTGATCGTCACCGCGGTTGTTTTTGGCGCGCTGGTCGCGTCGCCCTACTTGCACGTATCGCATCTCTTCGTTTTCACGCTAGTCACCGGCATCGCCTGGACTATCACTGAACCGGTGCGCATGAGTTTGATCCCCAGCGCCGTGCCCAAAGAGGAATTGGCCAACGCGGTGGCGCTCAACTCCGGCGGCTTCAACATGATGAAGGTCATCGGTCCGGCGCTGGGCGGCGCACTGATCGCCTGGTTTGGCGCCGCGGAGAATTTTTTTGTCCAGGCCGTCGCCTACCTCGGCGTGCTAGCGATGATCTACAAAATGAACGTGCCGCCGCAGCCCGCCGAAGCCAAAAAAGGATCGGCGCTCGCCAATCTCAAAGAAGGCTTCGCCTACGTCTGGTCGACGCCGGCGGTGCTCGCGCTGATGACGCTGGCCTACGTGCCGCGGGTTTTCGCCGTGCCCTATCAAACTCTGATGCCGGTGTTTCAAAAAGACGTGTTGAAGATCGGCCCGGAAGGCCTCGGGCTGCTCATGGCGGCGCCCGGCCTCGGCGCGGTGATCGCAATTCTCACCATCGCCTCGCTGGGCGATCGCATCCGGCGCCAGGGGACGTTTCTGATTGGCAGCATCGTCGTGCTCGGCAGTTTTCTGATGCTCTTCTCGCAGATCACCTGGTTTCCGCTGGCGCTGGTGAGCCTTGTCCTCGTTGGCATGTTCCAAATGTTTTTTCTCGCCAGCACCGCGACCATGCTGCAAATGATCGTGCCGGACAGTTTGCGCGGTCGCGTGTTGAGCCTGTACATGCTCGATCGCGGATTTATGCCGCTGGGCGCCCTGTTCGCCGGCACCTTCGCGCACTTTGTCGGCGCGCCGATGACCGTCGCGGCCATGGGCGCCATTGTCATCCTGCTCACACTGCTGGTGGCGTGGCGCATTCCGGCGATCCGCAGTTTAGAATCCTAG
- a CDS encoding ABC transporter substrate-binding protein, which produces MSKIISTVFCLLLLQTPGLAQEKIKFPVGVSSKVLGYGHLWAAWRRGYFDREGFDAQVVLMRGTAPAVQALVGNSISAALLATDGTITAVEQGADLVMAASGSKITHFLIGAKNYKTYEDLRGATIGSSTLTSGTTFVLRRALKLKGLEYPRDYKLLSVGGTTEAFLAMNAGQTVASMMAVPYAFRAQEQGFNVIGKMFEVFPNYLLSSYSFRRSWAEKNRPVVVRFFKAIIRAKKWFEQDRKTAIEFLSKGFQLTPAHAEKGLDFYLQTPSWNPELEIEMDGLKTVVDIYAEQNNLKGPPPNPEKYVDQSYLRQALKELGLR; this is translated from the coding sequence GTGAGCAAAATTATTTCTACGGTTTTTTGTCTCCTTCTGTTACAAACACCGGGCCTCGCTCAGGAGAAAATCAAATTCCCCGTCGGCGTTTCCTCCAAAGTCCTTGGCTACGGCCACCTCTGGGCCGCCTGGCGGCGCGGCTATTTCGACCGCGAAGGCTTCGACGCGCAGGTCGTGCTCATGCGTGGCACCGCGCCGGCGGTGCAGGCGCTGGTCGGTAATTCTATTTCGGCGGCGTTGCTTGCTACCGACGGTACCATCACCGCGGTGGAGCAAGGCGCCGATTTGGTGATGGCGGCGAGCGGCAGCAAGATTACGCATTTCCTGATCGGTGCGAAGAACTACAAGACCTACGAAGATCTGCGCGGGGCAACCATTGGTTCTTCGACGCTAACGTCCGGAACTACGTTTGTCCTGCGGCGAGCTCTCAAATTGAAGGGCTTGGAGTATCCGCGCGATTACAAGTTGCTCAGTGTCGGGGGCACCACCGAGGCATTCTTGGCGATGAACGCTGGGCAAACCGTGGCGTCGATGATGGCGGTGCCCTATGCATTTCGCGCCCAGGAACAGGGATTCAACGTGATCGGCAAAATGTTCGAGGTGTTTCCGAACTATCTGCTTTCTTCGTATTCGTTTCGGCGCAGTTGGGCCGAGAAAAATCGTCCGGTTGTCGTGCGATTTTTTAAAGCGATCATCCGGGCCAAGAAATGGTTCGAGCAAGACAGGAAAACGGCGATCGAATTCTTGTCCAAGGGATTTCAGCTGACGCCGGCGCACGCCGAGAAAGGCTTGGACTTTTATCTGCAAACGCCGTCGTGGAACCCCGAGCTGGAAATCGAAATGGACGGGCTCAAGACCGTCGTCGATATTTATGCTGAGCAAAATAACTTAAAAGGCCCGCCGCCCAATCCGGAAAAATACGTCGACCAGAGTTACTTGCGCCAGGCGCTGAAGGAACTCGGATTGCGATAA
- a CDS encoding DUF2914 domain-containing protein: protein MAETDLTANNVPQSLRARIVAWLHRHEKQLWWFHSLYALLLGIGIMWLGNRNYAFLRLAVFHVGFIWLSSLLLRRVIESTTLAPKWAGWIRAIINYFNKNFYQQVLFFVLPIYYGSATLAAGNFIFVVLIAVSALLSSLDVVYDRQLSVRRSLSAIFFAFNLFVLINVMLPVLWSVSNAWAMRASVLCAMVGFVTLYFPWLRLRSFNRVVVAVVAVALVVLVELGRAYVPPAPLCLVWSEFGREFDKSAMRVTNPVESLEPGGPLRLWGLTAIRAPLGLKERVRHRWYLDDKLIFSSAAFEITGGREDGFRLWTVVSIEKLSAGSKLYVDVETESGQLIGRARIRVPE from the coding sequence ATGGCAGAAACTGATCTTACTGCAAACAACGTCCCACAAAGCCTGCGGGCTCGGATAGTTGCATGGCTCCACCGGCATGAAAAACAACTCTGGTGGTTTCATAGCCTGTACGCTCTGCTCCTGGGCATCGGCATCATGTGGCTGGGCAACCGCAACTACGCGTTCCTGCGCCTCGCGGTGTTTCACGTCGGTTTCATATGGCTTTCCAGCTTGCTACTGCGGCGAGTGATAGAGTCGACCACGCTGGCGCCAAAATGGGCGGGATGGATTCGCGCGATCATCAACTATTTCAATAAGAACTTTTATCAGCAGGTGCTCTTCTTTGTGCTGCCGATTTATTACGGCAGTGCCACGCTTGCCGCCGGAAATTTTATTTTTGTCGTTTTGATCGCGGTCTCAGCGCTGCTCTCCAGTCTCGATGTCGTTTACGATCGCCAGCTCTCGGTGCGGCGCAGTTTGAGCGCGATCTTTTTCGCTTTCAACCTGTTTGTGCTCATCAACGTCATGTTGCCGGTGCTCTGGAGCGTCAGCAATGCTTGGGCGATGCGGGCAAGCGTTTTGTGCGCGATGGTTGGCTTTGTGACGCTGTACTTTCCGTGGCTGCGGTTGCGCAGCTTCAACCGAGTTGTCGTGGCCGTCGTCGCTGTTGCACTGGTCGTGCTCGTCGAGCTTGGCCGCGCCTACGTGCCGCCGGCACCGCTGTGCTTGGTGTGGAGCGAGTTTGGCCGCGAATTCGACAAGAGCGCAATGCGCGTGACCAATCCGGTAGAGTCCCTCGAACCCGGTGGTCCGCTGCGGCTTTGGGGATTGACCGCGATCCGTGCACCCCTCGGCCTAAAAGAACGGGTGCGCCATCGCTGGTATCTGGACGATAAACTGATTTTCAGCTCGGCAGCTTTCGAGATTACCGGTGGGCGTGAGGACGGCTTTCGGCTATGGACGGTTGTATCGATTGAAAAACTCTCTGCCGGTTCAAAACTTTACGTCGATGTCGAGACCGAGAGTGGACAATTGATCGGACGAGCACGCATCAGAGTGCCAGAGTAG
- a CDS encoding HEPN domain-containing protein, which produces MDTNKATESLEAAGLCYDKGLYNSAVSRAYCAMYQAAQYALERAGFKRVEWTHSGLQATFANELTRRQKLFSALWLRTLTRYKTCATAQIIVISASANDKQHEH; this is translated from the coding sequence ATGGACACAAACAAAGCGACGGAATCCCTTGAAGCTGCTGGACTTTGCTATGACAAAGGCCTCTATAACTCTGCAGTGAGCCGCGCTTATTGCGCCATGTATCAAGCCGCACAATATGCCCTGGAACGCGCAGGCTTCAAACGAGTAGAGTGGACACATAGCGGTTTGCAAGCAACATTTGCGAATGAACTGACAAGAAGACAAAAATTATTTTCAGCTTTATGGCTGCGGACCTTAACGCGGTACAAAACTTGCGCCACAGCGCAGATTATCGTGATTTCAGCCTCAGCAAACGACAAGCAACACGAGCACTAA
- a CDS encoding amidohydrolase: protein MNIDLHSHYFPIETLTNPGKYENRTPKLVLDKGKLAVTSAIGSRPNLGAGAYDPVARIKALDEMQIDMQAISPSPILLFYWEDAAVAAHFSRKQNEAIQDVVKKYPDRFVGFGSVPLQSVAESIAIAEEAKSMGLKGLEIGNAVGDKPLDDPVFEPFFDAAQKLDLLLFVHPLEGGLDADDPLSPVLGNVLHFTFRTTLMVERMILKGMFVKYPNLRLCLSHGGGLLAFNIWRLDHSYGLRADLKKVISQKPSEYLKKMYFDTIVHSAAALHYLVQVVGADRVVIGTDYPMGMGDFESVKKVLELNVSAQEREQILGGNAAQALGL, encoded by the coding sequence ATGAACATTGATCTACATTCTCATTACTTTCCCATCGAAACACTGACCAATCCAGGCAAATACGAAAACCGCACGCCGAAGCTTGTGCTCGACAAAGGAAAGCTTGCTGTGACTTCAGCGATTGGTTCCCGCCCCAACCTCGGCGCGGGCGCGTACGATCCGGTGGCGCGGATCAAGGCGTTGGATGAGATGCAGATCGACATGCAGGCGATTTCGCCGTCGCCGATTCTTTTGTTCTATTGGGAAGACGCCGCCGTCGCGGCGCACTTTTCACGCAAGCAGAATGAGGCGATTCAGGATGTTGTTAAGAAATATCCCGATCGCTTTGTGGGTTTCGGCAGCGTGCCGCTGCAGAGCGTGGCGGAATCGATTGCCATCGCCGAAGAGGCGAAGAGCATGGGGCTGAAGGGTTTGGAGATCGGCAATGCCGTTGGCGACAAGCCGCTGGACGATCCGGTGTTCGAGCCGTTTTTTGATGCGGCGCAGAAGTTGGATTTGTTGTTGTTCGTGCATCCGCTCGAGGGCGGGCTCGATGCTGACGATCCGTTGTCGCCGGTGCTCGGCAACGTGCTGCATTTTACTTTTCGCACGACGCTGATGGTCGAGCGGATGATTCTCAAAGGCATGTTCGTGAAATATCCTAACCTGCGTCTGTGTTTGTCCCACGGCGGCGGGTTGCTGGCGTTTAATATTTGGCGGCTGGATCATTCCTACGGGCTGCGGGCGGATTTGAAGAAAGTCATTTCGCAGAAGCCGTCTGAATATTTGAAGAAGATGTACTTCGATACGATCGTTCATTCCGCGGCCGCGCTGCACTATCTGGTGCAAGTGGTCGGCGCCGATCGGGTTGTAATTGGCACTGACTACCCAATGGGTATGGGGGATTTCGAATCGGTCAAGAAAGTGCTGGAGCTGAACGTGTCGGCGCAAGAACGGGAGCAAATCCTCGGCGGCAACGCCGCGCAGGCACTGGGGTTGTGA
- a CDS encoding alpha/beta fold hydrolase, whose product MDAAGIQKAHLIGESQGGQISVLTASEHPERVHRMGLIVGGIPSNEHGQMAGLNQLQQLTRDATGTPTNETIRKRMEWLFHDPKELPDELVDIRLKIYSNPAMQEVLQSRDREVYHLIDRIPKLQAPILFFWTTHNPTCPWPVAFKVHQSVPGSRFVLVDKSGHWPQYERAEEFNRTLIEFLTGNQDAVLIDTYRKLYWQ is encoded by the coding sequence ATGGACGCTGCAGGCATTCAAAAGGCGCACCTAATCGGCGAATCACAGGGCGGGCAAATCAGCGTGCTGACCGCGTCCGAGCATCCCGAGCGGGTCCACCGAATGGGACTGATCGTCGGCGGCATACCATCCAACGAGCACGGCCAAATGGCTGGCCTAAACCAGCTGCAACAACTGACGCGCGACGCCACCGGAACGCCGACAAACGAAACCATCCGCAAACGGATGGAGTGGTTGTTCCACGATCCCAAAGAATTGCCCGACGAATTGGTCGACATCCGGTTGAAGATCTACAGCAACCCGGCGATGCAGGAAGTGCTGCAGAGCCGCGACCGGGAAGTTTATCACTTGATCGATCGCATCCCCAAACTTCAGGCGCCAATACTATTTTTCTGGACGACGCACAACCCGACCTGCCCCTGGCCGGTGGCGTTCAAGGTGCACCAAAGTGTACCCGGCTCGCGCTTCGTACTGGTCGACAAGTCCGGCCACTGGCCGCAGTACGAGCGCGCCGAGGAGTTTAATCGCACGCTGATCGAATTTTTGACGGGAAACCAGGATGCTGTGCTAATCGACACTTATCGCAAGCTCTACTGGCAGTAA